CGAAGATCAGGCGGCTGGGCGAAAAGCCCACCACCTTGACGATGTTCATGGCGATGCGCCGGTGCAGGTTCCAGCGCTGCATGGACAGCGCGATGATGAAGCCGCCCATGAACAGAAAGATCAGATGGTTGGCGTAGGGCGCTGTGGCCTTGGCGGTGGGCATCAGGCCCAGCCAGGGAAAGAGGGCGATGGGCAAGAGGCTCGTTGCGGGAATGGGAATCGACTCGCACATCCACCAGGTGGCCATGAGCAGGGCGACGGCCGCCATCTTCTGCGCGGCGGGCTCCATGCCCGCAGGCGTCGGCACCAGCAGCATGAGGGCGAACAGCAGCGGGCCGAGGATCAGGCCCATAAGTTGGCGTCTGGTATACTCGCGGGGCTCGCCTTCTTCCACGCCGCCGGGGCTCGACTTGATGCGGTTGACATGCTCGGCCGGGGCTTCCTCCATCTCGTCGGCAAGGTCAACGTCACGCTCCTGCTTGCCGTTGCTCATCGCCAGGTGGTCCTTGCGAAAACGTTTGAGCATGGCCCTGGGGCTGTAGAGTACCAGGGCCTTGGTGTCGTCGTGCATTCGCCACAGGCGATCCCAGATGGCAGTGATCATTCGGCTTCTCTCCTCGCGGAAAAATGATGATGGACAACCCGGCGCAACCGGGTTTCGTCAAGACGATTTCTCATTTTTAGCAATGGAGGTGCCAAGGAGGGCGCGCTCTTGAATTTTCGCCGTTTACGTCACCTAAGAATTTGAAATTAAACAGTTTTTTAAGAAAAAACGTCGAGCTATAAAATATCGTTATAAAACCCATTCCCTCTCCGGCCCTGCGCGGAACCTGTGGAGGGCCAATTTTGGCCGATTTTGGCCACAAAAAAAAACGACGCACCGCGGCGCGTCGTTTTTTCATCGTTCCCGTGGTCCCGGCCCCTGCCCCTGCCCTACTCCTCGCCGACCAGCTCGTACTTTTCCAGCTTGTAACGCAACGTGCCGCGCGGCACGTTGAGCAGGCGCGAGGTCTTGGCCACGTTGCCGCCGGTGATCTCCAGAGCCTTGGCGATGAGATCCTTTTCCACCTGATTGACCATGTCCTCGAGCAGGATGCCTTCCGGCGGAATTTCAAAAGAGAAGGGTGCGTCGCGCCGCGGCGCATCGCCCCAGATTTCGCCGGGCAGCATATCGGGCGTGATGATCTCGGCGTTGTGCATGATGCAGATGCGCTCCACCACGTTGCGCAATTCGCGGACATTGCCCGGCCAGTGATAGCGCATCAGCAGATCCAGGGCGGGACGCGAGATGTCGCGCAATTTCTTGTTGAATTCGCGGCTGAAGCGCTTGAGAAAATAATCGAGCAGGTGCGCGATATCCTCGCGCCGCTCGCGCAGGGGCGGCATGTGAATAGGAAAAACGTTGAGCCGGTAGAACAGATCCTCGCGAAACGCCTTGGCTTCGATGGCCTGCTTGAGGTCGCGGTTGGTGGCGGCGATCACGCGCACATCGATGTCGATGTTGCGGGTGCCGCCCAGTCGCCGGATTTTGCGGTCTTCCAGCACCCGCAGCAGCTTGACCTGGAGATTGAGGTCCATCTCGCCGATTTCGTCGAGAAACACCGTGCCGCCGTTGGATTCCTCGATGAGGCCGATCTTGCGCGTCTTGGCATCGGTGAAGGCGCCGCGCTCATGGCCGAACAACTCGGTCTCCAGCAGGTTGAAAGGCAACGAGCCGCAGTTGATCTCGACAAAGGGACGCGCCTTGCGCGGCGAAAGGTTGTGGATGGCCCGCGCCACCAGCTCCTTGCCCGTGCCGCTTTCTCCGGTAATGAGGACCGTGGCGTGCTCATGCTTGGCCACTTCCTGAATCTGGCGAAACACCTGCAACAGCTGCGGACTTGAGCCGATCATCTCGGTGGCGGCCAACTGCCCGCCGCTTTCACGCCTGAGATGGCGCACCTCGCGCCGCAGGTTCTGGGTTTCCAGGGCCAGGCGCACGATGAGATGAATGGCGTCGGCCTTGAACGGCTTCTTGATGTAGTCGTAGGCACCGAGCTTCAGGGCCTCGACGGCGCTCTCCACGGTCCCATAACCGGTAATGATGATGACCAGGACCTCGGGATCGACCTCGCGCAGGTCACGCAGGACATCCAGCCCGCTGCGCGCGCCGAGGTTGAGATCGAGAAGCACCAGATCGATCTCTTCCTCGCTGACGCGGCGCACCGCCTCCTCGCCGCT
This is a stretch of genomic DNA from Geoalkalibacter sp.. It encodes these proteins:
- a CDS encoding SLC13 family permease; the protein is MITAIWDRLWRMHDDTKALVLYSPRAMLKRFRKDHLAMSNGKQERDVDLADEMEEAPAEHVNRIKSSPGGVEEGEPREYTRRQLMGLILGPLLFALMLLVPTPAGMEPAAQKMAAVALLMATWWMCESIPIPATSLLPIALFPWLGLMPTAKATAPYANHLIFLFMGGFIIALSMQRWNLHRRIAMNIVKVVGFSPSRLIFGFMVATAALSAFVSNTATTVMMMPIGLAIIAHVVTEGKK
- a CDS encoding sigma-54-dependent transcriptional regulator; this translates as MEKILIVDDEAFIRENLERILAEDGYRTFSTESGEEAVRRVSEEEIDLVLLDLNLGARSGLDVLRDLREVDPEVLVIIITGYGTVESAVEALKLGAYDYIKKPFKADAIHLIVRLALETQNLRREVRHLRRESGGQLAATEMIGSSPQLLQVFRQIQEVAKHEHATVLITGESGTGKELVARAIHNLSPRKARPFVEINCGSLPFNLLETELFGHERGAFTDAKTRKIGLIEESNGGTVFLDEIGEMDLNLQVKLLRVLEDRKIRRLGGTRNIDIDVRVIAATNRDLKQAIEAKAFREDLFYRLNVFPIHMPPLRERREDIAHLLDYFLKRFSREFNKKLRDISRPALDLLMRYHWPGNVRELRNVVERICIMHNAEIITPDMLPGEIWGDAPRRDAPFSFEIPPEGILLEDMVNQVEKDLIAKALEITGGNVAKTSRLLNVPRGTLRYKLEKYELVGEE